In one window of Ruminococcus albus AD2013 DNA:
- a CDS encoding DUF1934 domain-containing protein — MDKKEVDIVLISRQYEDFDDDPVNCEQTEVLSVGTYEKTADGYLIEYEESEATGFEGCTTKIESFGKKKVVMSRRGNVSSELVIEPGEKHHCVYGTLYGNFEVGVEARKITDKLTDEGGRLSFSYVVDVNSGLIGTFDIDIQLKLR; from the coding sequence TTGGATAAAAAAGAAGTTGATATCGTACTAATCAGCCGTCAGTACGAGGATTTTGACGATGACCCCGTGAACTGCGAGCAGACGGAAGTTCTCTCGGTGGGAACATACGAAAAGACCGCGGACGGATATCTGATAGAGTATGAAGAAAGCGAAGCTACGGGCTTTGAGGGCTGTACCACAAAGATAGAGAGCTTCGGCAAGAAAAAAGTGGTGATGTCAAGACGGGGCAACGTATCTTCGGAGCTGGTGATAGAGCCCGGCGAGAAGCATCACTGTGTCTACGGTACGCTTTACGGCAATTTTGAAGTGGGCGTTGAGGCACGAAAAATAACCGATAAGCTCACAGATGAGGGAGGCAGGCTGTCTTTCTCGTATGTGGTAGATGTCAATTCGGGACTGATAGGCACCTTTGATATAGATATTCAACTTAAACTGAGATAA
- a CDS encoding RNA polymerase sigma factor: protein MKKNELIDIVEQAKAGNKNAFKALYEEYYDRLYFFVLKNVDSKEAAEDITQDTFLKSMEKIDSLEKPENYVSWLHSIAYNKCTDMFRSRKSDVYFDTDEEFEAAMESHSLNEPIMVPEDYATDKDRARQLKAMIDSLKPDMKSALILYYYNDMNLADVAKTMGIPENTVKQKLFRARKKLKSKIEEMAGKGIVLSAVPMNRLLRGTVSPKKAAAMVTRSGASLSSIPMIGKIAGISAAAVIAVGVPMSLSRMDKNADIAGDVRVRDTSYVSAEADTSSAVDTLTSEVIEVSLSDTSAAEDTVNRREVTKTDDTSSSPAENYAVPASGGLDVTAAVNTSEPAEPAPDTTEVPEEKKEAQPVEMTAEKLFSMTNSELRELSNNDFEVVAEPGFNFADSGSIVFGIKCRAFPNYIYFVDYRNEEGQPSEPLDAPDRWHGDQKVVLDSEEVRELIVQGNESLGEGISVGMTYSQIKEANGSLHLYNDGFAYPWINNRVWGLHFVLTAEEKALINQKFDEIALENEGSTDIPMIDLTELGIDPVCDYAHIYNTYNGVKVSSAGTIFVDQ from the coding sequence ATGAAAAAGAATGAGCTTATCGATATAGTAGAACAGGCAAAGGCCGGAAATAAAAATGCATTCAAGGCTCTTTATGAAGAATATTATGACAGACTGTACTTCTTTGTACTGAAAAATGTTGACAGCAAGGAAGCAGCTGAGGATATAACACAGGATACTTTCTTGAAGTCCATGGAGAAGATAGATTCTCTGGAAAAGCCTGAGAATTACGTGTCATGGCTGCACAGCATCGCATACAACAAGTGTACCGATATGTTCCGCAGCAGGAAGAGCGATGTATACTTCGATACCGATGAGGAGTTTGAAGCAGCCATGGAAAGCCACAGTCTCAATGAGCCCATAATGGTGCCCGAGGACTATGCCACCGACAAGGACAGGGCAAGACAGCTGAAAGCCATGATAGACAGCCTGAAACCCGATATGAAGTCTGCACTGATACTGTACTATTATAATGACATGAACCTTGCAGATGTGGCAAAAACCATGGGTATCCCCGAGAACACCGTAAAGCAGAAGCTCTTCCGTGCCCGCAAGAAGCTGAAAAGCAAGATCGAGGAAATGGCAGGCAAGGGCATCGTGCTTTCCGCTGTGCCCATGAACCGTCTCCTGCGCGGAACTGTTTCTCCCAAGAAAGCGGCGGCTATGGTGACAAGATCCGGAGCTTCTTTAAGCAGTATCCCTATGATAGGCAAGATAGCAGGCATATCCGCGGCGGCTGTGATAGCAGTGGGCGTTCCCATGAGCCTGAGCCGCATGGATAAAAATGCAGATATCGCGGGCGATGTGAGAGTTCGTGACACAAGTTATGTTTCGGCAGAAGCAGATACTTCAAGCGCTGTTGATACACTTACTTCCGAAGTGATAGAAGTCTCCCTTTCCGATACATCTGCCGCTGAGGATACCGTAAACCGTCGGGAAGTCACCAAGACAGATGATACATCATCTTCACCCGCAGAAAACTATGCAGTACCCGCATCAGGCGGACTTGATGTCACTGCTGCAGTGAATACTTCCGAACCTGCCGAGCCCGCTCCCGACACTACCGAAGTACCCGAAGAAAAGAAAGAAGCTCAGCCTGTAGAAATGACTGCTGAAAAGCTGTTCAGCATGACCAATTCAGAACTTAGAGAGCTTTCAAACAATGATTTTGAAGTGGTGGCTGAACCGGGCTTCAATTTCGCTGATTCCGGATCCATAGTATTTGGCATCAAATGCCGCGCTTTTCCCAACTACATCTACTTTGTTGACTACCGTAATGAGGAAGGTCAGCCAAGCGAACCTCTTGATGCACCCGACAGATGGCACGGAGATCAGAAGGTAGTGCTCGACAGTGAGGAAGTTCGTGAACTGATAGTACAAGGCAACGAATCCCTCGGCGAAGGTATCAGCGTCGGCATGACATACAGCCAGATAAAAGAAGCAAACGGCAGCCTGCATTTATACAATGACGGATTTGCTTATCCGTGGATAAACAACAGGGTATGGGGTCTTCACTTCGTATTAACAGCTGAAGAAAAGGCTCTCATAAATCAGAAATTCGATGAGATAGCACTTGAAAACGAGGGTTCTACTGATATCCCCATGATAGACCTTACCGAACTTGGTATCGACCCTGTTTGCGATTACGCACATATATATAACACCTACAATGGCGTAAAAGTAAGCTCTGCCGGAACTATTTTTGTAGATCAATGA
- a CDS encoding D-alanine--D-alanine ligase family protein, with product MAKLKVAVIFGGKSNEHDVSVVSAAHVIRSISANSDRYEIICIGITKKGHWVRFMGSVEDIENGSWSEHPDNAACIFSPDPVHRGFIQLDDDGSYTNIKVDAVFPVLHGKNGEDGTIQGIFQMAEIPFVGCDLLSSACCMDKDVTHTILEAHGIRTAKWISMIYRDMKHLDEKCAQMEKELGYPMYVKPANCGSSVGITKAHDYDELKAGIKAAFSHDQKVVVEQGIVGIELECAVMGNDEPFASTVGEIAAANEFYDYDAKYNNSESKTYIPARVSEDIINEIRETAVKAFKAMGCEGLARCDFFLSDKNEVILNEINTLPGHTKISMYPKLMEHAGISYAEQEDRLIKLALDRSEVDYE from the coding sequence ATGGCAAAGCTTAAAGTTGCTGTCATTTTCGGCGGCAAATCCAATGAACATGATGTATCGGTGGTCTCAGCGGCTCACGTTATACGCAGTATCAGTGCGAATTCCGACCGCTATGAGATCATATGCATAGGTATCACCAAAAAAGGTCACTGGGTAAGATTCATGGGAAGTGTGGAGGATATCGAGAATGGCAGCTGGTCTGAACATCCCGACAACGCTGCCTGTATATTCAGCCCCGACCCCGTACACCGCGGCTTTATCCAGCTGGATGACGACGGCAGCTATACCAATATAAAGGTCGATGCTGTATTTCCCGTGCTGCACGGCAAGAACGGTGAGGATGGCACTATCCAGGGTATATTCCAGATGGCTGAGATACCCTTTGTGGGCTGTGACCTTCTGTCTTCCGCCTGCTGCATGGACAAGGACGTTACCCATACCATACTTGAAGCTCACGGCATACGCACCGCTAAGTGGATAAGCATGATATACCGCGATATGAAGCACCTTGACGAGAAGTGCGCACAGATGGAGAAGGAGCTTGGCTATCCAATGTACGTTAAGCCCGCTAACTGCGGTTCTTCCGTGGGCATAACAAAGGCACATGACTATGATGAGCTGAAGGCAGGCATCAAGGCTGCATTCTCACACGACCAGAAGGTAGTCGTTGAGCAGGGCATAGTCGGTATCGAACTTGAATGTGCTGTAATGGGCAACGATGAGCCTTTCGCTTCAACAGTAGGCGAGATAGCCGCTGCTAACGAGTTCTATGATTATGATGCAAAGTACAATAATTCGGAATCAAAGACTTACATACCCGCCAGAGTCTCCGAAGATATAATAAACGAGATACGCGAGACTGCCGTAAAGGCTTTCAAGGCTATGGGCTGTGAGGGTCTGGCAAGATGTGACTTCTTCCTTTCAGACAAGAATGAAGTAATACTCAACGAGATAAATACTCTCCCCGGTCATACAAAGATAAGTATGTACCCCAAGCTGATGGAACACGCAGGCATAAGCTATGCCGAGCAGGAAGACCGTCTGATAAAGCTTGCTCTCGACAGATCGGAAGTGGATTATGAATAA
- the murI gene encoding glutamate racemase gives MNNSPIGVFDSGVGGLTCVKELAKLLPHEDIVYLGDTARVPYGTRSKETIAEYTAQDMEFLRGHNVKMILVACGTASSVIMSSPEFSGNTEPSYSGVVKPAANAACASTKNGRIGVIATGATIRSGSYGKVIRSIDPSAKVIGKACPMFVPLVENGYISKDCAPTRYFAEEYLECMKREQVDTLILGCTHYPLLADLISDIMGDGVKLISAGAELARFAVKTLTFSDELAEREEQGSQKLYCTDSPELFSENVERFLGESFSGTVEKCVLTAH, from the coding sequence ATGAATAATTCACCCATTGGTGTATTCGATTCGGGCGTGGGCGGACTTACCTGCGTCAAGGAACTTGCAAAGCTCCTGCCCCACGAGGATATAGTATACTTAGGCGATACCGCAAGAGTCCCCTACGGTACGCGAAGCAAGGAGACCATAGCTGAATACACCGCACAGGATATGGAGTTTCTCAGGGGACACAACGTTAAGATGATACTCGTTGCCTGCGGCACGGCTTCATCTGTTATAATGTCAAGTCCCGAATTCAGCGGGAATACAGAGCCCAGCTACAGCGGCGTAGTCAAGCCCGCCGCCAATGCAGCCTGCGCATCTACCAAAAACGGCAGGATAGGCGTTATCGCTACGGGCGCTACTATCAGGAGCGGAAGCTACGGCAAGGTGATAAGAAGCATAGACCCTTCTGCCAAAGTTATAGGCAAGGCTTGCCCCATGTTCGTGCCGCTGGTAGAGAACGGATATATCAGCAAGGACTGTGCGCCTACCAGATATTTCGCTGAGGAGTATCTTGAATGTATGAAGCGCGAACAGGTGGACACACTGATACTGGGCTGTACACACTATCCCCTGCTGGCTGACCTTATATCGGACATAATGGGTGACGGCGTAAAGCTGATATCCGCCGGTGCCGAGCTTGCAAGGTTCGCAGTGAAGACACTCACATTCAGCGATGAACTGGCAGAGCGTGAAGAACAGGGCAGTCAGAAGCTTTACTGCACCGACAGCCCCGAACTTTTCTCGGAAAACGTGGAAAGGTTCCTGGGAGAGAGTTTTTCGGGCACGGTGGAGAAGTGTGTGCTGACAGCGCACTGA